In one Candidatus Aegiribacteria sp. genomic region, the following are encoded:
- a CDS encoding NDP-sugar synthase, with amino-acid sequence MEIEGVLFLAAGYGTRIEPLSLVRPKALLPFGNSTVLAELARQIYALCPRRVRINASRCPEVLLNELISVWPIEMCSVYFEERPLGACATLARHASAMTEGTWMIVNTDMIIEGFDAVQMMEFHKETESSWTVLTGCFPSEGSYSPLLMDENRCFGTGRGDQVHYWGISLVEPAIPLLSRRCQSSGLFSELAPAAKDNGYKLFSCNMEGNWLDMGRIDIARENILSGGSFIHTNACVSSDVVLEGNWNIGPGCILAGGTVLRNSVMLEGSTLENGCIDETILPWFCSSRDGNIL; translated from the coding sequence ATGGAAATTGAAGGGGTTCTCTTCCTTGCCGCTGGATACGGTACCAGGATTGAACCTCTTTCTCTTGTGCGACCTAAAGCACTCCTTCCCTTCGGAAACAGTACTGTTCTTGCTGAACTTGCCCGACAGATTTACGCTCTATGTCCTCGAAGAGTAAGAATAAACGCGTCAAGGTGTCCTGAAGTGTTACTGAATGAACTGATATCGGTATGGCCAATTGAGATGTGTTCAGTATATTTCGAGGAAAGGCCATTGGGTGCGTGCGCAACACTGGCCAGACATGCATCTGCAATGACAGAAGGAACATGGATGATTGTAAATACTGATATGATCATCGAAGGTTTCGATGCAGTACAGATGATGGAGTTTCATAAGGAGACCGAATCATCCTGGACTGTTCTAACAGGTTGTTTTCCATCTGAAGGGAGTTATTCTCCACTTCTTATGGATGAAAACAGATGTTTCGGAACGGGCAGGGGAGATCAGGTTCATTACTGGGGAATCAGTCTTGTTGAGCCTGCTATTCCGTTGCTTTCACGAAGATGTCAATCATCAGGCCTGTTTTCCGAACTGGCTCCTGCGGCAAAGGATAATGGATATAAGCTCTTCTCATGTAATATGGAAGGTAACTGGCTGGATATGGGCAGAATCGACATTGCACGAGAGAATATCCTCTCTGGTGGATCATTTATTCATACAAATGCATGTGTTTCCAGCGATGTTGTGCTTGAAGGAAACTGGAATATCGGACCGGGATGTATTCTGGCCGGTGGAACAGTCTTGAGAAACAGTGTTATGCTCGAAGGCTCAACACTGGAAAACGGTTGTATTGATGAAACCATCCTTCCATGGTTCTGCAGCAGTCGAGACGGAAACATCTTATGA
- a CDS encoding phosphotransferase produces the protein MKRMTAELADWLRSRMGDNVVVDKLHGDVSGRLFWRVFSGQDTLILMDSGTIPIWPWLDIHELLATKGFPVPSVMDCNTKKGWVLQEDLGDLRLLDANDDEYGEYIDNALDLLFHMQRELNSKFCSGSIAGRRSFTPAFFMAELENTLESLFFRLLSVPMDDLLALQAEMRILCGKIDEATVFTHRDFHSANLIIHENRLIMVDWQDARFGPPAYDLVSLLRDSYRDIGLSWEDRAKKYVHAQGNLNMFQVARAACQRSLKAAGTFSNQYRKTGDSSFLSYVPRTFRYLGDYARICPQLENLVDSIYSTLDNYFGEIDLRDFRYSNIPGILEK, from the coding sequence ATGAAAAGAATGACTGCTGAACTTGCCGACTGGCTTCGAAGCAGAATGGGCGATAATGTCGTAGTAGATAAACTGCATGGTGATGTTTCAGGCAGACTTTTCTGGAGAGTGTTTTCCGGTCAGGACACTCTGATTCTTATGGACAGCGGCACAATCCCTATATGGCCCTGGCTTGATATTCATGAACTTCTTGCAACCAAAGGTTTTCCAGTTCCATCAGTAATGGACTGCAATACAAAAAAAGGATGGGTTTTACAGGAGGATCTTGGTGATTTGCGTCTGCTTGATGCTAATGATGATGAGTATGGCGAATACATAGATAATGCTCTTGATCTTCTTTTCCATATGCAGCGGGAGCTTAACAGCAAATTCTGTTCCGGTTCGATTGCAGGCAGAAGGAGTTTTACACCTGCGTTTTTTATGGCGGAACTGGAGAATACTCTGGAAAGCCTGTTCTTCAGACTGCTTTCCGTACCAATGGACGATCTTCTTGCGCTGCAGGCAGAAATGAGGATCCTGTGCGGCAAGATCGATGAAGCTACCGTATTCACTCACAGGGACTTTCATTCCGCTAATCTCATTATCCACGAAAATAGACTGATAATGGTAGACTGGCAGGATGCGCGATTCGGTCCACCTGCATATGATCTGGTCAGCCTTCTTCGAGACAGCTACAGAGATATTGGATTATCATGGGAGGACAGGGCCAAGAAGTATGTTCATGCTCAGGGGAACCTTAATATGTTTCAGGTCGCACGTGCGGCATGTCAGAGGAGTCTAAAAGCAGCAGGAACCTTCAGCAATCAGTACAGGAAAACAGGTGACAGTTCGTTTCTGAGTTATGTTCCCAGAACTTTCAGATACCTTGGAGATTACGCGAGAATCTGTCCTCAACTCGAGAATCTTGTAGACAGTATTTATAGTACTCTCGACAACTATTTCGGAGAGATTGATCTCAGGGATTTCAGATACTCGAACATACCGGGCATACTGGAGAAATGA
- the trpS gene encoding tryptophan--tRNA ligase: MKRILTGDRPTGPLHLGHYVGSLENRVRLQHEYDTFIVIADVQTLSTNFDHPEHLPEDVRQVALDNLSVGLDPDRVNIFLQSMVPQIAEITVFFSMFITVNRLRHNPTIKTEAKQHGFEENMTYGFLGYPVSQAADILFCRADIVPVGEDQLPVVEVSRFIARRFNELYDKVFPEPEGLESEISRLVGLDGQAKMSKSLGNCIYLSDKSEDIRKKLMSAVTDPARIHKDDPGHPEICTIFSYQKAFNSIESENIEERCRAGTIGCVGCKKRMFEVIEALLEPIRERRIRFEKPGIVEEILMSGTEAACREGGKTVELVRKAMHINYFD, translated from the coding sequence ATGAAAAGGATTCTTACAGGTGACAGACCGACAGGTCCTCTGCATCTCGGACATTATGTCGGTTCACTGGAGAACAGAGTAAGGCTTCAGCACGAATACGATACATTCATAGTTATTGCGGATGTTCAGACACTGTCAACAAATTTTGATCACCCTGAGCATCTTCCGGAAGATGTCAGGCAGGTTGCGCTTGATAACCTCTCCGTTGGTCTTGATCCCGACAGGGTGAACATTTTTCTGCAGAGCATGGTTCCCCAGATCGCGGAGATAACGGTGTTCTTTTCTATGTTTATTACAGTCAATCGATTGAGGCATAATCCTACGATAAAGACTGAAGCAAAGCAGCATGGATTCGAAGAAAACATGACCTACGGCTTTCTTGGATATCCTGTCAGCCAGGCAGCGGATATACTCTTCTGCAGAGCGGATATCGTTCCTGTAGGTGAGGATCAGCTTCCGGTTGTTGAAGTATCCAGATTCATCGCGAGAAGATTCAATGAACTTTACGATAAGGTTTTTCCGGAACCGGAAGGTCTGGAGAGTGAAATCTCAAGACTTGTCGGACTGGATGGACAGGCGAAGATGTCAAAATCTCTGGGAAACTGCATATATCTGAGTGATAAATCAGAAGATATCAGAAAAAAACTCATGTCCGCCGTAACCGATCCGGCAAGAATTCACAAAGATGATCCGGGTCACCCGGAAATATGTACGATCTTCTCTTACCAGAAAGCATTCAACAGTATTGAGTCAGAGAATATTGAAGAACGCTGCAGAGCGGGAACAATAGGGTGCGTTGGGTGCAAGAAGCGGATGTTTGAAGTGATCGAGGCTCTTCTTGAGCCAATCCGCGAGCGAAGAATCAGGTTTGAGAAACCGGGTATAGTCGAAGAAATACTCATGTCCGGCACGGAAGCTGCCTGCAGAGAGGGCGGAAAAACCGTGGAACTCGTCCGAAAAGCCATGCACATCAACTACTTCGACTGA
- the cysS gene encoding cysteine--tRNA ligase produces the protein MNLYNSLTRKKEKFTPLNPPHVGVYVCGPTVYSHSHLGHAKSYVSFDILIRYLRHLGYKVRYVQNITDVGHLTDNADAGFDKVELQARIEKLEPMEMTEKYTKSYFDDMDALGVLRPDVSPRASGHIPEQIELINKLIENGHAYEEDGYVYYSVTSFPEYGKLSGRKIDKLVAGARVAVDKRKRDPRDFALWKKAGKDHILKWNSPWGWGYPGWHIECSAMSMRYIGETLDIHGGGLDNIFPHHESEIAQSEGANGKQFARFWLHNNMVTVDGQKMGKSLGNFTLLKDIFKKFDPMVIRLYILRSHYRSPLDFSDQGLESARSGLERLSSFSARLGACHAVIEGRPSPEVVSIVEKTVADFSKAMDDDMNTPGALAVIFDMVRSGNALLDSADTPADRTLLREILDELSGDILGLDLKGITSGSDVEELCGVLAETRGVLRDNKLFQAADLMRERLNKIDYIAKDLPDGKSEIIKR, from the coding sequence ATGAATCTTTACAACAGTCTTACGCGAAAAAAGGAGAAATTCACTCCTCTCAATCCGCCTCATGTCGGAGTCTATGTTTGCGGACCAACGGTATACAGTCACAGTCATCTCGGACATGCAAAAAGCTATGTTTCTTTTGACATTCTTATTCGTTACCTTCGCCATCTTGGTTACAAAGTACGTTATGTACAGAATATCACAGATGTTGGTCATCTTACCGACAATGCCGATGCCGGTTTCGACAAAGTCGAGTTGCAGGCAAGAATTGAAAAACTTGAACCGATGGAAATGACCGAGAAATACACGAAATCGTACTTCGATGACATGGATGCGCTTGGAGTACTCAGACCTGATGTGTCCCCAAGAGCTTCAGGGCATATCCCCGAGCAGATAGAACTTATTAATAAACTGATTGAGAACGGGCATGCTTACGAGGAAGACGGTTACGTCTACTATTCTGTGACCAGCTTCCCTGAGTATGGAAAACTATCCGGCAGGAAAATCGATAAACTTGTGGCAGGAGCCAGAGTAGCAGTAGACAAAAGAAAGAGAGATCCAAGGGATTTCGCTCTCTGGAAGAAAGCCGGGAAGGATCACATTCTTAAATGGAATTCTCCGTGGGGCTGGGGATATCCCGGATGGCATATCGAGTGTTCCGCGATGTCAATGCGCTACATAGGAGAAACGCTGGACATACATGGTGGAGGTCTTGATAATATCTTCCCTCATCATGAATCGGAAATAGCACAGAGTGAGGGAGCCAATGGGAAACAGTTCGCACGGTTCTGGCTCCATAATAACATGGTTACGGTAGATGGGCAGAAGATGGGTAAAAGTCTGGGTAACTTCACTCTCTTGAAGGATATCTTTAAAAAGTTCGATCCCATGGTTATCCGGCTTTACATTCTCAGAAGCCACTACCGGAGTCCGCTCGATTTCTCCGATCAGGGTCTTGAATCAGCACGAAGCGGACTTGAACGGCTTTCATCATTCAGTGCAAGACTGGGAGCATGTCATGCAGTTATCGAAGGAAGACCATCACCTGAAGTAGTTTCTATTGTTGAAAAAACAGTGGCTGATTTCAGTAAGGCGATGGACGATGATATGAATACACCAGGCGCGTTGGCGGTGATTTTCGATATGGTCCGTTCCGGAAATGCCCTGCTTGACTCGGCGGATACTCCTGCAGACAGAACTCTCCTCAGAGAAATCCTGGATGAGCTTTCGGGCGATATTCTGGGGCTTGATCTGAAAGGAATCACTTCCGGTTCTGATGTTGAAGAGCTTTGCGGTGTTCTCGCGGAAACACGAGGTGTACTGAGAGATAATAAGCTTTTTCAGGCCGCGGACCTCATGCGTGAGAGATTGAACAAGATAGATTATATCGCGAAGGATCTTCCGGACGGAAAAAGCGAAATCATAAAACGCTGA
- a CDS encoding pilus assembly protein PilM: MFIFGKSGGGTVGLDIGSHSIKVVQLTGSSKSVTLSNYAIQELSPGTIVDGEVVNREHLIDTVHDVVRQAGIKTSSKNIHSAVSGRSVIVRRIPMEKMSEQEARQAIQWEAEQHIPFRIDEVSLDFKIINPEISPGQMEVLLVAAKKEVVDLHRGILQGAGLKPSTIELEQFSLQRAYQHAYRPTGDECVTILNIGAEVTNMVVVREGLPSFNRDLSIGGSRFVEALQRSLGLEYDVALGVLKGNVPDGVSSEEVHTAIGRVIEELSTSIRRSFITYQASGENTRIDKMYISGGCSLMPGLATILSEQHGLPVEHFQPFRNITVPEIVISDDNLDSMGAVLSVCIGLALRGYESSMVDINILEQPEGKRKAASVTPSSAEPSSILTILCIVPYLALVAGGVIAYMDYQDLKTQETELNQEIDQITEQISQLGLRLDQQVEADRLRSLVERKHQQILDLSLNQKYTVYIVEYLCRAIYPEVIIPGAEGEKGIYITSLIVGPREIGISGVAKTWGDIIEFQRDVVEIMPDGHTPLFSLEDYGQTYTLASEAGRTGSRRYNFEMTISVNPLALSSLVGEFAGASRDLTSIFADQDDDAESEDNPGNAGEES; this comes from the coding sequence ATGTTCATCTTCGGAAAATCAGGCGGGGGAACTGTTGGTCTTGATATCGGCAGCCATTCGATCAAAGTAGTACAACTGACAGGATCAAGTAAATCTGTAACCCTGTCGAACTATGCTATACAGGAGCTATCTCCTGGTACTATCGTCGATGGTGAGGTCGTAAACCGCGAACATCTGATAGATACTGTTCACGATGTCGTACGACAGGCAGGTATTAAAACCAGTAGCAAGAATATACATAGCGCGGTATCCGGAAGAAGTGTAATAGTCCGAAGGATACCAATGGAAAAGATGTCGGAACAGGAAGCCCGGCAGGCTATCCAGTGGGAAGCTGAACAGCATATCCCATTCAGGATCGATGAAGTCAGCCTTGATTTCAAGATAATCAATCCTGAGATCTCTCCGGGGCAGATGGAGGTGCTGCTTGTCGCAGCAAAGAAAGAGGTAGTTGACCTTCATCGCGGCATATTACAGGGAGCCGGACTGAAACCATCAACAATAGAACTCGAGCAGTTTTCGCTGCAGAGGGCATATCAGCACGCTTACAGGCCAACCGGTGATGAGTGTGTCACAATCCTGAACATCGGTGCTGAGGTTACGAACATGGTTGTAGTTCGAGAGGGTCTTCCCAGTTTCAACCGCGATCTTTCGATAGGCGGATCAAGATTTGTTGAAGCGTTACAGAGATCGCTTGGTCTTGAATACGATGTTGCCCTGGGTGTTCTCAAGGGTAACGTACCGGATGGGGTTTCTTCAGAAGAAGTACACACCGCGATCGGAAGGGTTATTGAGGAACTGTCTACAAGTATTAGAAGATCTTTCATTACATACCAGGCTTCGGGCGAGAACACCAGAATAGATAAAATGTACATCAGCGGTGGATGCTCACTTATGCCTGGACTCGCGACAATACTCAGTGAGCAGCACGGACTTCCCGTTGAGCATTTCCAGCCGTTCAGGAACATTACGGTTCCAGAAATTGTCATCAGTGATGACAATCTGGATTCCATGGGTGCGGTACTTTCAGTATGCATCGGACTTGCACTCCGGGGATATGAAAGCAGTATGGTTGACATCAACATACTTGAACAGCCTGAAGGCAAGAGGAAAGCTGCTTCCGTAACCCCTTCGTCTGCTGAACCGTCTTCCATACTGACAATTCTTTGTATTGTTCCATATCTTGCTCTTGTTGCCGGTGGAGTAATAGCATATATGGATTATCAGGATCTGAAGACTCAGGAAACGGAACTGAATCAGGAAATTGATCAGATCACAGAACAGATATCACAGCTTGGTTTAAGGCTTGATCAGCAGGTTGAAGCTGATAGACTGAGAAGTCTGGTTGAAAGAAAACACCAGCAAATACTTGATCTTTCACTCAATCAGAAGTATACGGTCTATATTGTTGAATACCTCTGCCGGGCAATCTATCCTGAAGTGATCATTCCGGGTGCCGAGGGTGAAAAGGGTATTTATATTACAAGTCTGATCGTTGGCCCGCGGGAAATCGGTATCTCCGGTGTAGCCAAAACATGGGGAGATATTATTGAATTTCAGCGTGATGTTGTTGAAATAATGCCGGATGGCCACACACCACTATTCTCGCTTGAAGATTATGGACAGACTTATACGCTTGCTTCAGAGGCAGGTAGAACTGGAAGCAGAAGATATAATTTTGAGATGACAATTAGCGTGAATCCTTTAGCACTATCATCACTGGTTGGTGAATTTGCTGGAGCTTCAAGAGATTTAACCAGCATATTTGCGGACCAGGATGATGATGCAGAATCAGAGGATAATCCTGGAAATGCAGGGGAGGAATCATGA